A section of the Anabaena cylindrica PCC 7122 genome encodes:
- a CDS encoding Uma2 family endonuclease produces the protein MVTTATPAENRVLLENITWQTFKTMLAEMGSNRTNRMTYDHGKIEIMTPQKPHESSNRLIEVFVGVLCEELGLEVNRVGSLTLTRDDLEYGAEPDSSYYIQNELLVREKENIDLAFDPPPDLVLEVEYSRPKIDKLKLYAAMGIPEFWRFNGTTLKIYILANKQYLETQISPTFTPIPIKEIPRFIEESKKIGQIAATRAFRTWVKVALNN, from the coding sequence ATGGTAACGACAGCAACACCGGCAGAAAACAGAGTTTTACTTGAAAACATCACTTGGCAAACATTTAAAACCATGCTGGCTGAGATGGGTTCAAACCGCACAAACAGAATGACTTATGATCATGGAAAGATAGAAATAATGACTCCACAAAAACCTCATGAAAGCTCAAATCGTCTAATTGAGGTTTTTGTTGGTGTATTATGTGAAGAATTGGGATTAGAAGTTAACCGAGTTGGTTCACTAACATTAACAAGAGATGATTTAGAATATGGTGCAGAACCAGATAGCAGTTATTACATCCAAAATGAGTTATTAGTTAGAGAAAAAGAGAATATTGATTTAGCATTTGATCCACCACCAGACTTAGTATTAGAAGTAGAATATTCCCGACCAAAAATAGACAAATTAAAACTTTACGCTGCAATGGGAATTCCCGAATTTTGGCGTTTTAATGGAACTACATTAAAAATCTACATCCTTGCAAACAAGCAATATTTAGAAACTCAAATTAGCCCCACTTTTACACCTATACCAATTAAAGAAATTCCCCGATTTATCGAAGAAAGTAAAAAGATTGGACAAATTGCCGCAACTCGTGCTTTCCGCACTTGGGTTAAAGTGGCACTCAATAACTAA
- the hslO gene encoding Hsp33 family molecular chaperone HslO, whose product MADQLIRATAADGGIRAVGVITTRLTEEARVRHKLSYVATAALGRTMSAGLLMASSMKRVGSRVNVRVKGDGPLGGILVDAGLDGTVRGYVQNPSVELPPNSKGKLDVGGAVGSGYLYVVRDIGYGYPYSSTVELVSGEIGDDVAHYLVNSEQTPSALVLGVFVGSGGVTASGGILLQVLPKAARDEALVSTLESRVSALSGFTPLLQAGKTLTEIFDDLLGDMGLTIFPESQMLRFHCRCSFDRVLGALKMLGEAELQDMIIKDNGAEATCDFCGRVYQASSDNLAKLIVDLQTEASISE is encoded by the coding sequence ATGGCGGATCAATTAATTAGGGCTACAGCGGCCGATGGGGGTATTCGGGCGGTTGGTGTGATTACCACACGCTTAACTGAGGAAGCACGAGTGCGTCATAAACTTTCTTACGTAGCTACAGCCGCACTAGGAAGAACTATGTCAGCAGGCTTGTTAATGGCTTCTAGTATGAAGCGTGTTGGGTCTAGGGTCAATGTGCGAGTCAAGGGCGATGGGCCTTTAGGTGGTATATTGGTAGATGCGGGCTTGGATGGCACGGTACGGGGCTATGTGCAGAACCCATCGGTGGAATTGCCTCCTAATTCTAAAGGTAAGCTAGATGTTGGTGGCGCAGTAGGTAGTGGCTACTTGTATGTTGTGCGGGATATTGGCTATGGTTATCCATACTCTAGTACGGTTGAACTTGTTTCTGGTGAAATTGGTGATGATGTCGCCCATTACCTAGTAAATTCTGAACAAACACCTTCGGCTTTGGTTTTAGGTGTATTTGTGGGTTCAGGTGGCGTTACAGCCTCTGGAGGGATACTATTACAAGTGTTGCCTAAAGCTGCCAGAGATGAAGCCTTGGTTTCTACTTTGGAATCAAGAGTATCTGCATTATCAGGGTTTACGCCATTATTGCAAGCAGGAAAGACGCTGACTGAAATTTTTGATGATTTGCTAGGAGATATGGGGCTGACAATTTTTCCTGAAAGTCAGATGTTGCGCTTCCATTGTCGTTGTTCCTTTGATCGGGTGCTAGGAGCATTAAAAATGCTTGGAGAGGCAGAATTGCAAGATATGATTATTAAAGATAATGGTGCGGAAGCAACTTGTGATTTTTGTGGCAGAGTTTATCAAGCTAGTAGTGATAATCTGGCGAAACTAATTGTTGATTTGCAGACGGAAGCTTCTATTTCAGAATGA
- a CDS encoding TatD family hydrolase has protein sequence MQLIDTHVHLNFDLFQPDLATVRSHWRKSGVVRLVHSCVHPEEFASIQALAQEITELSFAVGLHPLDAAKWNHETAEKIKTLASSDAKVVAIGEMGLDFYKAQDYDHQHIVFESQLAIASELNLPVIIHCRDAAPQVRTVLQRWQESQGEKARGVMHCWGGTPEETQWFLDLGFYISFSGTVTFKNAQTIQASAAIVNSDRLLIETDCPFLAPVPKRGEKRNEPAYVFYVAEKLAQLRGETIEAIAHQTTQNACKLFGLAL, from the coding sequence ATGCAGCTAATAGATACTCATGTCCATCTCAACTTTGACCTATTTCAGCCAGATTTAGCAACAGTACGATCGCACTGGCGAAAATCAGGAGTAGTGCGTTTGGTACATTCCTGCGTTCACCCAGAGGAATTTGCCAGCATTCAAGCCCTAGCCCAGGAAATTACTGAACTCAGTTTTGCAGTGGGCTTACACCCCCTAGATGCTGCCAAATGGAATCACGAAACAGCCGAGAAAATAAAAACTCTAGCCAGTTCTGATGCCAAGGTAGTAGCGATTGGGGAAATGGGGTTGGATTTTTATAAAGCCCAAGACTATGACCACCAGCACATAGTATTTGAGTCTCAGTTAGCGATCGCATCTGAACTGAATCTACCAGTGATTATCCACTGTCGAGATGCTGCCCCACAGGTAAGAACAGTCTTGCAAAGGTGGCAAGAAAGTCAAGGAGAAAAAGCACGGGGTGTCATGCATTGTTGGGGTGGAACACCAGAAGAAACCCAATGGTTTTTGGATTTAGGTTTCTACATTAGTTTTAGTGGGACAGTCACCTTTAAAAACGCGCAAACTATACAAGCATCAGCTGCTATAGTAAATAGCGATCGCCTACTAATTGAAACAGATTGCCCCTTCCTAGCCCCCGTACCCAAACGAGGAGAAAAACGCAACGAACCTGCCTACGTCTTTTATGTAGCAGAAAAATTAGCCCAGTTGCGCGGGGAAACTATAGAAGCCATAGCCCATCAAACCACCCAAAATGCTTGTAAATTATTTGGACTGGCATTATAA
- the hisD gene encoding histidinol dehydrogenase, translating to MLRIITQQADVRAELQRICERLQRAEGERTQDEQLLHKEATVREILQAVKRQGDKAVLHYTSEFDHQTLQPEELRVTGSELDAAYQQVSKDLLAAIQLACRQIEEFHRQRVPKSWVHFGEDEIVLGKRYTPVDRAGLYVPGGRASYPSTVLMNAIPAKVAGVPRVVMVTPTRGEKTISSAVLVAAQEAGVQEIYRIGGAQAIAALAYGTETIPKVNVITGPGNIYVTLAKKLVYGTVGIDSLAGPSEVLIIADETANPAHVAADMLAQAEHDPMAAAILLTTDAGLAKKVQVAVERQLIDHPRRIDTEKAIAHYGLIVVVESLTAAAELSNEFAPEHLELEIKDPWALISQIRHAGAIFLGYSTPEAVGDYLAGPNHTLPTSGAARYASALGVETFLKHSSIIQYSPTALHKVAGAIDALANAEGLPSHADSVRRRVEENE from the coding sequence ATGCTGCGAATTATTACTCAGCAGGCAGACGTTAGAGCCGAACTACAACGTATCTGCGAACGTCTCCAACGCGCCGAAGGCGAACGCACCCAGGATGAACAATTGCTTCACAAAGAAGCAACAGTGAGGGAAATTTTGCAAGCAGTCAAGCGCCAAGGCGATAAAGCTGTATTGCATTATACTTCAGAATTTGACCACCAAACCTTGCAGCCAGAAGAACTAAGGGTGACAGGTTCAGAACTGGATGCAGCTTACCAACAGGTATCAAAGGATTTGTTGGCAGCTATTCAACTGGCTTGTCGCCAAATTGAAGAGTTTCACCGACAGCGAGTACCAAAAAGCTGGGTACACTTTGGCGAGGATGAAATAGTACTTGGTAAACGCTATACCCCTGTAGATCGGGCAGGTTTATACGTTCCAGGTGGTCGCGCCTCCTATCCCAGTACGGTGCTGATGAATGCTATTCCAGCCAAAGTGGCAGGTGTCCCCCGTGTAGTGATGGTAACACCAACACGAGGAGAAAAAACGATTAGTTCCGCAGTTTTAGTAGCTGCACAAGAGGCGGGGGTACAAGAAATTTATCGCATTGGGGGCGCTCAAGCGATCGCAGCTTTAGCTTACGGTACAGAAACGATTCCGAAAGTGAATGTGATTACTGGACCAGGCAACATCTATGTCACCTTAGCCAAAAAATTAGTTTATGGAACAGTGGGTATTGATTCATTAGCAGGCCCCAGCGAAGTGCTGATTATTGCTGATGAAACAGCTAATCCTGCACACGTTGCGGCGGATATGTTAGCCCAAGCGGAACATGATCCAATGGCGGCGGCAATTCTGTTAACAACAGATGCTGGTTTAGCAAAAAAAGTCCAAGTAGCTGTAGAACGACAATTAATAGATCACCCACGACGGATAGACACAGAAAAAGCGATCGCTCATTACGGCTTAATTGTCGTTGTCGAATCTCTCACCGCAGCAGCAGAACTCTCAAATGAATTTGCTCCTGAACACCTGGAATTAGAAATTAAAGATCCCTGGGCTTTGATTTCTCAGATTCGCCATGCTGGGGCTATTTTCCTGGGTTATTCAACACCAGAAGCTGTAGGTGACTATTTAGCGGGGCCAAACCATACCTTACCAACCTCCGGTGCAGCCCGTTATGCTTCTGCCTTAGGTGTAGAAACTTTTCTCAAACACTCTAGTATTATTCAATACTCACCAACTGCACTACACAAAGTAGCTGGTGCAATTGACGCACTAGCAAACGCTGAAGGTTTACCTTCCCACGCTGATTCAGTACGACGGCGAGTTGAGGAAAATGAGTAA
- the crtD gene encoding C-3',4' desaturase CrtD has product MPSLSLNKNKSRVIVIGAGIGGLTAGALLAHRGYNVLILDQALVPGGCASTFKRQGFTFDVGATQVAGLEPGGIHHRIFSELGIELPEATPCDPACAVYLPGESTPINVWRDSQKWQEERQKQFPGSEPFWQLLATLFHASWEFQGRDPVLPPRNLWDLGQLIQAVRPSTFITAPFTLFTVGDALRLCGLGNDYRLRTFLDLQLKLYSQVSAEETALLYAATALSVSQLPQGLFHLQGSMQVLSDRLLFALERDGGKLLMRHTIETINVENGKANAVVIRNQKTGETWTETADHVVANVTVQNLVELLAENAPSGYKQRVEKLPPASGAFVVYLGVEKSAIPADCPPHLQFLYDANKPIGENNSLFVSVSHEGDGRAPEGKATIIASSFVDFTPWWETQNYEELKQKFTQDAISKLSQYFYLKPETIIHIEAATPRTFAHYTGRESGIVGGIGQRIPTFGPFGFANRTPINNLWLVGDSTHPGEGTAGVSYSALTVVRQIQAQN; this is encoded by the coding sequence ATGCCTAGTCTTTCCCTTAACAAAAATAAATCCCGCGTCATCGTTATCGGTGCGGGTATAGGTGGACTTACAGCCGGTGCATTATTAGCACATAGAGGTTACAACGTCTTAATTCTCGACCAGGCTTTAGTTCCCGGTGGTTGTGCTTCTACTTTTAAACGTCAAGGCTTTACCTTTGATGTCGGTGCAACTCAAGTTGCAGGGTTAGAACCAGGGGGAATTCATCACCGTATTTTCTCAGAATTGGGAATTGAGTTACCAGAAGCAACGCCTTGTGACCCTGCTTGTGCGGTTTATCTCCCTGGGGAGTCTACACCGATTAATGTCTGGCGTGATTCTCAAAAATGGCAGGAAGAACGCCAAAAACAGTTTCCTGGTAGTGAACCTTTTTGGCAATTATTAGCAACTTTATTTCATGCTAGTTGGGAATTTCAAGGACGTGATCCGGTTTTACCACCGCGTAATTTATGGGATTTAGGACAATTAATCCAAGCGGTGCGTCCGAGTACTTTTATAACTGCACCTTTTACTTTGTTTACTGTGGGGGATGCTTTACGGTTATGTGGTTTGGGGAATGATTACCGACTGAGGACGTTTTTGGATTTGCAACTCAAGTTGTATTCTCAGGTTAGCGCGGAAGAAACTGCTTTGCTTTATGCAGCAACAGCGTTGAGTGTTTCCCAACTACCGCAGGGATTGTTTCATCTCCAGGGTAGTATGCAAGTTTTGAGCGATCGCTTACTATTTGCCTTAGAACGAGACGGTGGTAAGTTATTAATGCGCCACACCATCGAAACAATCAACGTTGAAAATGGCAAAGCTAACGCTGTAGTTATCAGAAACCAGAAAACCGGGGAAACTTGGACAGAAACCGCAGATCATGTAGTTGCTAACGTTACAGTCCAGAATTTAGTAGAGTTATTGGCAGAAAATGCCCCATCTGGATATAAACAAAGAGTAGAAAAACTCCCCCCAGCTTCCGGTGCATTTGTGGTGTATTTAGGTGTAGAGAAGAGTGCAATTCCTGCTGATTGTCCACCTCATTTACAATTTTTATATGATGCTAATAAACCGATTGGCGAAAATAATTCTTTATTTGTATCTGTGAGTCATGAAGGAGATGGCCGCGCACCAGAGGGAAAAGCCACAATTATTGCTTCTTCTTTTGTTGATTTTACTCCTTGGTGGGAAACTCAAAATTATGAAGAGTTAAAACAAAAATTTACCCAAGATGCAATTTCCAAACTTTCCCAATATTTCTATCTAAAACCTGAAACTATAATTCATATAGAAGCTGCCACACCCCGCACCTTTGCTCATTATACCGGCAGAGAAAGCGGTATTGTTGGTGGAATTGGTCAAAGAATTCCTACTTTTGGCCCCTTTGGTTTTGCCAATCGTACTCCTATTAATAATTTATGGTTAGTTGGTGATTCAACTCATCCAGGTGAAGGAACTGCGGGGGTGAGTTATTCAGCTTTGACAGTAGTTAGGCAAATTCAAGCTCAAAATTGA
- a CDS encoding GTP-binding protein codes for MEIMRLVVTGTVAAGKSTFIRSVSEIEVVDTDTRATDETALLKQRTTVAFDFGRLQFGQEMALHLYGTPGQSRFDFMWDILIRKAHAYILLVAAHRPGEFRQARKIITFMTQRMQIPMIIGLTHTDCPGAWSQEDVFFALGYMDDKNRPPIVNVNATQTASVAEAVIALVEQLMQKNYCM; via the coding sequence ATGGAGATTATGCGCTTGGTTGTTACGGGAACAGTAGCTGCGGGAAAATCTACTTTCATACGTTCTGTCAGTGAAATTGAAGTTGTAGATACAGATACCCGTGCAACTGACGAAACAGCATTACTGAAACAAAGAACCACTGTTGCATTTGATTTTGGTCGGTTGCAATTTGGTCAGGAAATGGCATTGCATCTTTATGGAACACCAGGTCAATCGCGCTTTGACTTTATGTGGGATATTTTAATTCGCAAGGCTCATGCTTATATTTTATTGGTAGCAGCCCACCGTCCTGGTGAATTTCGTCAAGCACGTAAAATTATTACTTTTATGACTCAGCGGATGCAGATTCCTATGATTATTGGTCTTACCCATACTGACTGCCCAGGTGCTTGGAGTCAGGAAGATGTTTTCTTTGCTCTTGGGTATATGGATGATAAAAATCGCCCTCCTATAGTAAATGTAAATGCCACTCAAACAGCATCTGTAGCTGAAGCTGTTATTGCTCTAGTAGAACAATTAATGCAAAAAAATTATTGTATGTAA
- the rpsT gene encoding 30S ribosomal protein S20, translating to MANTKSALKRAQIGERNRLRNKAYKSAVKTLMKKYISAVEAYKAAPTPELKQAVDTQMSEVYSKIDKAVKRGVLHPNNGARKKSRLAHKLKPLTQTAQ from the coding sequence GTGGCGAATACAAAATCTGCTCTCAAGCGTGCCCAAATTGGAGAACGCAACCGACTGCGTAACAAAGCATATAAATCGGCTGTAAAAACGCTGATGAAGAAGTACATTAGTGCTGTTGAAGCCTATAAAGCTGCTCCTACTCCAGAATTGAAACAAGCAGTAGATACTCAGATGTCAGAGGTTTACAGCAAAATTGATAAAGCCGTGAAGCGTGGGGTGTTGCATCCCAACAACGGAGCTAGGAAAAAATCAAGATTAGCGCATAAACTCAAACCGCTGACTCAAACTGCACAGTAG
- a CDS encoding universal stress protein, producing the protein MLKTILVALDGSETAERVIQALGDLVLSSNTKVILCHVFPTPESEIELPADRPHPESPKFSYFQIEKQMQFYQEKLSSESELELVTGDPAEEIVRLANIYNADLVVIGSRGLTGMKRIVQGSVSTQVMEEANCSVLVVKPGK; encoded by the coding sequence GTGTTAAAAACTATTTTAGTAGCTCTGGATGGCTCGGAAACTGCCGAACGAGTAATTCAAGCTTTAGGTGATTTGGTCTTGTCATCAAACACCAAAGTAATTCTTTGTCATGTATTTCCTACACCGGAGTCAGAAATAGAATTACCCGCTGATCGTCCTCACCCTGAGTCACCCAAGTTTTCTTATTTCCAGATTGAAAAGCAGATGCAATTCTATCAAGAAAAATTGTCATCTGAAAGTGAATTAGAACTGGTAACTGGTGATCCTGCTGAAGAAATTGTGCGACTAGCCAATATTTACAACGCTGACTTAGTGGTTATTGGTAGTCGTGGATTAACGGGGATGAAGAGAATTGTCCAGGGTTCTGTTAGCACTCAAGTCATGGAAGAAGCTAATTGTTCAGTCTTGGTGGTAAAACCGGGTAAATAA
- the rpoB gene encoding DNA-directed RNA polymerase subunit beta, producing MTNETYMEPAFLLPDLIEIQRSSFRWFLEEGLIEELNSFSPITDYTGKLELHFLGNNYKLKEPKYSVEESKRRDSTYAVQMYVPTRLLNKETGDIKEQEVFIGDLPLMTDRGTFIINGAERVIVNQIVRSPGVYYKSEIDKNGRRTYSASLIPNRGAWLKFETDRNDLVWVRIDKTRKLSAQVLLKALGLSDNEIFDALRHPEYFQKTIEKEGQFSEEEALMELYRKLRPGEPPTVLGGQQLLDSRFFDPKRYDLGRVGRYKLNKKLRLSVPDTMRVLTPGDILAAVDYLINLEYDIGSIDDIDHLGNRRVRSVGELLQNQVRVGLNRLERIIRERMTVSDAEVLTPASLVNPKPLVAAIKEFFGSSQLSQFMDQTNPLAELTHKRRLSALGPGGLTRERAGFAVRDIHPSHYGRICPIETPEGPNAGLIGSLATHARVNLYGFLETPFRPVENGKVRFDVQPVYMTADEEDDLRTATGDIPVDENGYIKGPQVPVRYRQDWATTTPEQVDYVAVSPVQIVSVATSMIPFLEHDDANRALMGSNMQRQAVPLLKPERPLVGTGLEAQGARDSGMVIVSRTDGDVVYVDAAEIRVRVREQTTDKNLTQLPASLKESPTGKPPEVTYYLSKYQRSNQDTCLNQKPLVRIGEKVVAGQVLADGSSTEGGELALGQNIVVAYMPWEGYNYEDAILISERLVQDDVYTSIHIEKYEIEARQTKLGPEEITREIPNVGEDALRQLDEQGIIRIGAWVEAGDILVGKVTPKGESDQPPEEKLLRAIFGEKARDVRDNSLRVPNGEKGRVVDVRLFTREQGDELPPGANMVVRVYVAQKRKIQVGDKMAGRHGNKGIISRILPAEDMPYLPDGSPVDIVLNPLGVPSRMNVGQVFECLLGWAGQNLGVRFKITPFDEMYGEESSRRIVHGKLQEARDETGKNWVYNPDDPGKIMVYDGRTGEPFDRPITIGVAYMLKLVHLVDDKIHARSTGPYSLVTQQPLGGKAQQGGQRFGEMEVWALEAFGAAYTLQELLTVKSDDMQGRNEALNAIVKGKAIPRPGTPESFKVLMRELQSLGLDIAVHKVETQADGSSLDVEVDLMADQATRRTPPRPTYESLSRESLEEE from the coding sequence ATGACGAACGAAACATATATGGAACCCGCCTTTCTGTTACCCGACTTAATTGAAATCCAGCGTTCAAGCTTTCGCTGGTTTTTAGAAGAAGGGCTAATAGAAGAGTTGAACTCCTTTAGTCCAATTACAGACTACACCGGGAAACTAGAACTGCACTTTTTAGGTAATAACTACAAACTTAAAGAACCTAAGTACAGCGTCGAAGAATCTAAACGGCGGGATAGCACTTATGCAGTACAAATGTACGTACCCACACGTCTTTTAAATAAAGAAACAGGGGATATTAAAGAACAAGAAGTATTTATAGGTGATCTGCCGTTGATGACGGATCGCGGTACGTTTATTATTAACGGAGCCGAACGGGTCATCGTCAACCAAATAGTGCGATCGCCTGGAGTTTACTACAAATCAGAAATTGATAAAAACGGAAGAAGGACTTATTCTGCCAGCTTAATCCCTAACCGGGGGGCATGGCTAAAATTTGAAACAGACCGTAACGACTTAGTGTGGGTACGCATCGACAAGACCCGCAAACTGTCAGCCCAGGTACTTCTCAAAGCATTAGGATTATCAGACAACGAAATCTTTGATGCCCTACGCCACCCAGAGTACTTCCAAAAAACTATCGAAAAAGAAGGGCAATTTTCCGAAGAAGAAGCCCTAATGGAGTTATACCGCAAACTACGTCCAGGTGAACCACCCACAGTTTTAGGCGGACAACAACTTTTAGACTCCCGCTTCTTCGACCCCAAACGTTATGATTTGGGTCGTGTAGGACGTTATAAACTCAACAAAAAATTACGCCTCTCAGTCCCCGACACCATGCGTGTCCTCACTCCAGGAGACATCCTCGCCGCAGTAGATTACCTCATCAATCTAGAATATGATATCGGCAGCATTGATGACATCGACCACCTCGGAAATCGCCGAGTTAGAAGTGTGGGTGAATTACTGCAAAACCAAGTCAGAGTCGGATTAAATCGCCTAGAGCGAATCATTCGGGAACGGATGACCGTATCCGATGCCGAAGTTTTGACACCAGCATCCTTGGTTAACCCCAAACCACTAGTAGCAGCAATCAAAGAATTCTTTGGTTCCAGCCAACTTAGTCAGTTCATGGATCAAACCAATCCCCTGGCCGAACTGACCCATAAACGCCGTCTGAGCGCCTTAGGTCCAGGTGGTCTGACAAGAGAACGGGCAGGATTCGCCGTGCGAGATATCCACCCCAGCCACTACGGACGGATCTGCCCCATCGAAACCCCAGAAGGCCCCAACGCTGGGTTAATTGGCTCTTTAGCTACCCATGCCCGTGTTAACTTATACGGCTTTTTAGAAACCCCCTTTAGACCAGTAGAAAATGGCAAAGTGCGGTTTGATGTCCAACCAGTGTACATGACCGCCGATGAAGAAGACGATTTGCGGACGGCAACCGGTGACATTCCCGTAGACGAAAATGGCTACATCAAAGGACCACAAGTTCCAGTCCGCTATCGCCAAGACTGGGCAACCACCACACCGGAACAAGTGGACTATGTAGCAGTATCACCAGTGCAGATTGTCTCTGTAGCTACAAGCATGATTCCCTTCTTGGAACATGACGACGCGAACCGGGCGCTGATGGGTTCCAATATGCAACGCCAAGCAGTCCCCCTCCTCAAGCCAGAACGTCCCCTAGTTGGCACAGGCTTAGAAGCTCAAGGCGCTAGAGACTCCGGGATGGTGATTGTTTCTCGGACTGATGGGGATGTTGTGTATGTAGATGCGGCAGAAATTCGCGTCAGAGTCAGAGAACAAACAACAGACAAAAACCTAACCCAGTTACCAGCTTCTCTCAAAGAGTCGCCAACGGGCAAACCCCCAGAAGTTACATATTATCTTTCCAAATATCAACGCTCTAACCAAGATACCTGTCTCAACCAAAAGCCCCTAGTCCGCATTGGGGAAAAAGTTGTAGCTGGACAAGTGTTAGCAGATGGTTCTTCCACCGAAGGGGGAGAGTTAGCACTAGGACAAAACATCGTCGTCGCTTATATGCCTTGGGAAGGCTACAACTATGAAGACGCGATTTTGATTTCTGAGCGGTTGGTACAGGATGATGTCTACACCTCAATTCACATTGAAAAATATGAAATTGAAGCCAGACAAACCAAACTCGGACCAGAAGAAATCACCAGAGAAATTCCCAACGTGGGGGAAGATGCCCTCAGACAACTAGATGAACAGGGCATTATCCGCATTGGGGCTTGGGTAGAAGCTGGGGATATATTGGTGGGTAAAGTTACGCCCAAGGGAGAATCTGACCAACCCCCAGAAGAAAAACTGCTGCGGGCGATTTTCGGGGAAAAAGCGCGAGATGTGCGCGATAACTCCCTGAGAGTTCCCAACGGTGAAAAAGGGCGCGTGGTTGATGTGCGGCTGTTCACCAGAGAACAAGGTGACGAACTGCCACCAGGGGCAAACATGGTGGTGCGGGTGTATGTAGCCCAAAAACGCAAAATCCAAGTCGGCGACAAAATGGCAGGTAGACACGGCAACAAAGGGATTATTTCCCGGATTTTGCCAGCTGAAGATATGCCCTATTTACCTGATGGATCTCCAGTCGATATCGTTCTCAACCCCTTGGGTGTACCCAGCCGGATGAATGTCGGTCAGGTGTTTGAGTGTTTGTTAGGTTGGGCAGGTCAAAACTTAGGAGTGAGATTCAAAATTACTCCCTTTGACGAAATGTATGGCGAAGAATCTTCCCGCCGCATTGTTCATGGCAAACTCCAAGAAGCCAGAGACGAAACCGGGAAAAACTGGGTCTATAACCCCGATGATCCTGGCAAAATTATGGTCTATGACGGACGCACAGGGGAACCCTTTGACCGCCCAATTACCATTGGTGTGGCTTATATGTTGAAACTGGTGCATTTAGTCGATGACAAAATTCACGCCCGTTCGACTGGACCTTATTCTTTGGTGACTCAGCAACCTCTGGGTGGTAAAGCTCAACAAGGTGGTCAAAGATTCGGAGAAATGGAAGTGTGGGCGCTGGAGGCATTTGGGGCTGCTTACACCTTGCAGGAATTGTTAACAGTCAAATCCGACGATATGCAAGGTAGAAATGAAGCCCTGAATGCGATCGTTAAAGGCAAAGCCATTCCTCGTCCGGGAACTCCAGAATCCTTTAAGGTATTGATGCGCGAGTTGCAATCTTTGGGATTAGATATTGCTGTCCACAAAGTAGAAACCCAAGCAGACGGCAGCTCCTTAGATGTAGAAGTCGATTTAATGGCAGACCAAGCCACCCGTCGCACGCCACCACGACCCACCTATGAGTCCCTTTCTCGTGAGTCGTTGGAAGAAGAATAG